One Vicia villosa cultivar HV-30 ecotype Madison, WI linkage group LG5, Vvil1.0, whole genome shotgun sequence genomic window, TTTCCCTTGCAGAGGAACACGCACACATGTATATTTTCACTAAGAGTGAATTGTATGGATGTTATGTGATAATAACTTTTTGTATCtttaaaagaagctgaaaatattttttttcaagaaataaTTTTAGAAAACAATTTTATCCATGGTTATATGTGGGTACCTTAAAAGTCACAAATTACTTATTCAGCTGATACCCGCACAAATATGGGGTGGATGtgaatatcatatttatttaatgGGGAGGACGCATATATCATACTACTTTCCCCCGTAGATATCCATTTACATCCATAATCATAAAGAGAGTATACATCTATGAACGACAAGAGTTTATATCCAAGTAAGCTATCCACCAACTTGTCCATGTTTAGAAGTGGATACGAATCTTTTGCGCATGCGTTACCAAGGTCAgcataatcaacacacattctcaaCTTCCCAGAGGCTTTCTTGACAAGTACGACTTTGAAGAGCCAATCAATTTATCTTACCTCGGAGATGAATTTAACATCAAGCAAGCCCTAGATTGTCTTCATGGTTGCTTAAGCTTTCTCGAGGGATACCCACCTTCTTTGTTGGGAAGTGATGGTAATCTAATCCCATATTTATGCCCAATATCTTGGTGGGTAAGATTGCATAAAGAAAAACATTAGCGTTGAGACATTCGACGAGCCTATTATTCACTTCAGACGACAAATCAATGCCTTTAGGAACCAACCATGTTGTATTATCATCCTGTTGGATAGTCTTGAATTCTTCGTCTAGGACTAGACTTAAGGTCTTACCCTTGGGTCCTATTGACATACTACCTTAATCATCCTAAGAGATTTCCTCTTCTCGCATGTCAATATCGACCACACCAATTGCTTCATGGGCATTCTTCCATCCCCTCTAAACAGCGATGAGGGTCATGAGGGGCTTATTGAATACCATATTGTGTATAAGGCGGGCTTCATTTAAATTAGTTATAATAATGACCGACTCACCTGACTTGTGATATTTCATCTTCAAATAGACTGTGTAGGCCACTTTGTCTAATATCGCAAAAAACAAACTTCCTAGGAAATTGTTGTAGACATTTTTATAGAGGATCACAAGGAAGCATACTTTCGTGGTTCTCTTGTTTATACTTTCGTGGTAGATCTATAGTTTCACATGGACTGGTAGATCTATTCGCACGACTTCATATCTTACACACAATGTTCAAACTTCTTAAATACCCAAAGGTATATTAGGTCGCATGAACTTCTGTCTTTGATGAGAACCCCTAATACCGAGTGATTGGCTACAGCAGCAAGTATGACTTGTGGAAGCGTTGCATGAGGAATTCCACTCAACTTCTCATGGTCTCAAAACCCTGGAATATATCTATTTTCCTTTCATTTTTGGATTGATCCTAATGATTTGAATGAATTTCCAAAAGATTCAATACTGATTGAATAATTTACAAAGGTATGGGAAGATCTGGATGTTGGAAGAGCTATGGCATTTTCTACGTCTTGATCGGGGGTCATTTTCTACATCTAAGCACAAATGTTGGTGTGATTTGTGACTTTGGATCAAAAGTAATATGATTGTGGAAAATTTTAGGAATCATAAGCCATTGTTCcacaagaaaattaaaaatacttgATGAAACGTTGGAAAAGTGTCGTAATACGGTGGATTGAATCTACGTTACTACAGTGCGAAATAAACTTGCAAGATTAACACTCCAACATCTAAGAAAGTATGATTGCTTTGTATCCTTAATGTTTTCTATGGAGTGATCAGAGTTGATGATTGAACTTCTACCTTTTTTACGGTCAAGCCAAAAACGTATTCATTTAGTTTGTGCTCCATCACAGTCCATACAAAAAATTATCTTGAAAATTGAAACCCACTACTTGAGAAAATAATATAAGATGGGGACTAATAACCAAGGTACACAATTTATTAATTAACCATTATACAACTCATATTGAACTATGGTTGACACAACAAGTCTTATTATCTATTATTCATTAGCATCAAATATCAGTTGGATGCCTCATAAGAGCTTTGCCAAGCTACAAAACTGTCAAGTGTGTGAGCATCAACTCTTCGAATCTTCTGTGTAAACTGATACAGTTCATTCCATGTGTAATCGGGATATTTTCTTGACTCTTCTTTTCCCAAAAGCTCATCAGGAGGACTCACAGTTTTGTCTCCTCTAGGATTCACAAAAAAGGTCAAGGACTTCCTCTCCACCTTGTTGCTAACAAAAACCCTATGGAGACAACTCTTGTACAATCCATTGGTCAATGcctaaaacaaacaacaaacacgTGATTAATAagtttacatacacaaaatgtaTAACCGATTTTCTTGTAGTCAAGGAAACACATATTCACGCatttaagttaaaatttatattttgttagaCTATCAGATCAGATCCTGATTGAACGGTCACTGATATCTCGAATACCTCGAATGTGTAAATGCCTGTTACTTTCAACTATGAAAATACAATGATGTGATATAATATTACGTACCATGAAAGTGTCACCTATGTTGATGACAAGGGTGTTAGGTTTTGGTGGAACAGCAAGCCATTTGTTGTCAGCAAAAACTTCTAAGCCTCCAACTTGATCTTGAAGGAGAAGAGTGAGAGAGATTGGATCACAATGAGGGCCATTTCCAAGTGCACCACTAAGGTTAGCACTGCAAGGTGGATAAAAGTTGCATCTCATCATTGACACAGCATCTTCGAAAAAGCTTTGATAATGGTTCCGATCCACACCCAGACTAATAGCCAACAGCTCAAAAAGCACCTTGGTTAACTCATTCATTGCATCACAGTATTTCTGATACACCAacctattcaaaaataaaaacaaaaacaatgagcctatttttcaaaacaaaaaatatagaACTTGATGGAGTGAGGTTCATAGTGCTTACCCAGTTTGTTGAAACTTTTGACCTAAGAGAGAATTAACAACATCAATAACCTGTGTCTCATTTTTACTGTTGTGATTGTACATGAAAGAGAATGTCTCTTTCCATGGCAAAACAGTAGTATACCTCTCTGCATGAGCAATTGAGAAACCAGAATCTTTCTCTATAGCTTTGATTTTCTCGTCCAACGGAAGCTTGAAAATGTTGCCGGTTTCTCGAAGAACAAGATCAGTGAAATCTACATCCACACCAATGTTAGTGACTTCAAAGGCACCATGCTTTATGCATGCCTCTCTCACAGTTTCTGCAGCTTTGGTCATTGCAAATTCATCATTCTTGATGAGGTCAATGTCAATGATTGGTAGTTCAATGGTTTCTCCACTGCTTTTGACCCAATACTCACTAGGCCAAATGAACTCTTTTGGAACTTTTCCTTCTTTTGCCAGTGAAGTAAAGTCGAAAAATTCGACCATGTTTTCACCGTTCTGGTCCTTTGGTGGAGGGCAAAAGGGAAGGCTGGGAGTGGTGATTGCTGCCATTGGGATAGGTTGAGAAATGCTTACAAAGTGAAAGTTTTGGTGTAAGTTCAATTTACAAGggcaaactatataaataatttttatggaTGCATGAAGGGAGtgattcaagtattatttttctAGGAAATGTTGAATGAAATGAATGTTTCTTTAATTATGAAAGTTTACtttgaaaaaattataaattcaatGGATATGAACAACATTGATAATTCAACTAATCTTTAAAGAGAAATGATAGTTTTACACTTAAACCTACACCTACACCTTGTATTATACCATAAATCAatacttttcatttttttaataattttttctccACATTAAAATCTGTGCAAAGCTGATTCTTTTGTATTTATACGGTGTAAATTGGATAGGTGTAGAAATCTAGTGTAAGGATAGCACAACTCATCTTTAAAATAGTTAATCCATTGAAAAAAAATAGTATGTCAATGGATATAATGGTTACATTTAATATGATATTTTATCTATATTTAAAAACTAGTAGGAAACTCGTGATGTCGCACGGGTCTGATCGGGATTCACATTACATATATCAATGACTAAATTGTTAAGCATGAGACCATATTTTCAGTTGGATAACATCAATACATAAATAACTTATAATAAtttaacaaattttaatttatgtcttttggaatatcaaacataatataacttattttgtagttcataaatattcaagtagtttcaattattaataatattgaccaaaaattgatctctatttataataaatcgtACAACCATTTTTATAAGTTCAATTATGTAAAACAACCAtaacaaaagaaataattaaaaggtagacattaaaatgatcagTCAATAGCTGATATCATACGTTCACATTTACTCGTCAATTAAAACTTACTTTTGATGCGGTGATAAAACTTTATGATATatgtactaattaaataaaatgataatacataattgtagaaatgtaaaaaaaaatgatgaatttatcTTTTTCATAATAAATTTATGTGTTTTTCTATCACAATTGTCTCATGTTCTTTTATCATACACAAATATTTATAACACTTTTTAGTATAAATGACAACATTTTGTTATAGAAaatcactaatatttttttgtaaattgaaattttaatataatttattatattttaatagagaTTTTAATTATACTTCATATattactaaaattttaaaaataaaaacttaaataaatttattaacatAAACCACGTAAATTTTGAATACTAAaagtaaaatcatatttaaaaaaaatatatttttgaacatAAAGGTAAATCaggtttaatattaaataatatttgcttttatttattagatttgaaaaaaaaaataagtcaAATTAAATTAGGAGTTaagtattttcttttttcttatatCATCTCATAATATTATATATGGTATGATTTTTCCCAtccataaatttttttaaataattcataaaaataatttttaatttttatttctatatcactaaatttttttctcattaacatgatttttttcttgaatactccatttatcatattttttcatgataaatgatattcatgaaaaaaattaagaaatggAGTATTCAATAAAGTTAATTTTTTGTTCTTGAATactccattatcatattttttttttatgaatatcaTTTATCAATAAagttaatttgaaaatattttgttttgttttagtaattttataagttaaaaaatatataatttcaatTAAGAAATCAAACATAATTAGAGAATAAAATAATTCTTATATATTTATCTTCTTTATTTAAATAGATCATAATCTTTATAGATTTAATTTCAagttaatcatattttattttggaatatttattttgaaataaatttattttattattttggaataaatcataaattaacttatgtgatttttttttttacgggAAAGACTAactcatttcattaataataatattttgaatacaTGTTGGAATATCATAGAAATTATGAAAACTAACCATAAATGGAGCCACCCGTGCAAGAGCGTGAGCAACTTCATTAGCTTGTCTTCTAACGaacttaacatgagagttcctaaAGAAAAGGGCCATCAACCGGTTACATTCTCCCGTAATAGCTCCTAGATCCGAGTCATTAGGTCTCGGAGTGGTCACACTATCCACAACCCGCTTATCATCTAATTCAAAATCCATATTATCGtaaatattatatagtttattttcattaattaaattttaatggaTTGATTAAACTTtagaataatttaattgaattagttgatcattcttatcttaaaaaaataactttttagTACCTAAGGACTCAATTAAAATTCATTTAATTGAATAGTACCCAAGATATCGATTAAAATCAAAACATTGCATTTTTCTTAACTTATTCATTgatttagtataatttttttgttacatataattaaatataaaagtcATTAATTTTTCCACAAATGTTTCAATTCATCACAAACATACCATGTGCAAATGCATAAGAGGAGGAAACAATAAGAACCAAGTAAATAATTGACGGAAGAAAACCTAAATATTTGTTGAGATTGCATAATAGCTGTTTTATCTGCTGATTTGGTGCACACTTAGATAATTGTTTTATCTGCTTATTTGGTGCACACTT contains:
- the LOC131607621 gene encoding gibberellin 20 oxidase 2-like; its protein translation is MAAITTPSLPFCPPPKDQNGENMVEFFDFTSLAKEGKVPKEFIWPSEYWVKSSGETIELPIIDIDLIKNDEFAMTKAAETVREACIKHGAFEVTNIGVDVDFTDLVLRETGNIFKLPLDEKIKAIEKDSGFSIAHAERYTTVLPWKETFSFMYNHNSKNETQVIDVVNSLLGQKFQQTGLVYQKYCDAMNELTKVLFELLAISLGVDRNHYQSFFEDAVSMMRCNFYPPCSANLSGALGNGPHCDPISLTLLLQDQVGGLEVFADNKWLAVPPKPNTLVINIGDTFMALTNGLYKSCLHRVFVSNKVERKSLTFFVNPRGDKTVSPPDELLGKEESRKYPDYTWNELYQFTQKIRRVDAHTLDSFVAWQSSYEASN